The proteins below are encoded in one region of Micromonospora sp. DSM 45708:
- a CDS encoding ATP-binding protein: MGIGGTDDVGAGLNTAHGAGDVTLLSEEITAARVTVLRHAVAAAARSAGLVGDGLEDFVLAVHELVTNVVRHGGGSGEVRLWQRHDLLTCEVSDDGPGLGEMTVALPSPGEVGHRGLWLAQQLTEGLMIDNSGQGTIASVTAQLRPRLTGHEEG; encoded by the coding sequence ATGGGCATCGGCGGTACGGACGACGTGGGTGCCGGGTTGAACACCGCTCACGGCGCCGGTGACGTGACGTTGTTGTCGGAAGAGATCACCGCCGCCCGGGTGACGGTGCTGCGTCACGCGGTCGCCGCGGCAGCCCGTTCGGCGGGTCTGGTGGGCGACGGGCTGGAGGACTTCGTGTTGGCGGTACACGAGTTGGTCACCAACGTGGTGCGCCATGGCGGGGGCAGTGGCGAGGTGCGTCTGTGGCAGCGCCACGACCTCCTGACCTGCGAGGTCAGCGACGACGGGCCGGGGTTGGGTGAGATGACCGTGGCCCTGCCGTCACCGGGGGAGGTCGGCCACCGGGGACTGTGGCTGGCACAGCAGCTCACCGAGGGGCTGATGATCGACAACTCCGGTCAGGGAACGATTGCCTCGGTGACAGCGCAGCTACGTCCCCGATTGACCGGGCACGAGGAAGGGTGA
- a CDS encoding STAS domain-containing protein: MAAEHPWHWRVDVGADRRVLTLTGEIDISGADRLDELLHETIDQAGMVMVDVAGLTFIDSTVLSILIGAHHHAADRGVDLALVNAAGQVRRVLDMTGIMKLFGRAADLPSTAI, translated from the coding sequence GTGGCCGCGGAGCATCCCTGGCACTGGCGGGTCGACGTCGGCGCCGATCGTCGCGTCCTGACGCTGACCGGTGAGATCGACATCTCGGGCGCCGACCGGCTCGACGAGCTGCTGCACGAGACCATCGACCAGGCCGGGATGGTGATGGTGGATGTGGCGGGGTTGACCTTCATCGACTCGACCGTGCTCAGCATCCTGATCGGCGCGCACCACCACGCCGCCGATCGGGGAGTGGATCTCGCTCTGGTCAACGCGGCTGGGCAGGTCCGCCGGGTCCTCGACATGACCGGCATCATGAAGCTGTTCGGCCGGGCGGCAGACCTGCCGTCCACCGCGATCTGA
- a CDS encoding PP2C family protein-serine/threonine phosphatase has product MGERDALGDLLRQAHHARSEDLPGMARRAAQQLGADDMILYVVDHEQRQLLPLPGPDAPHRDALTVEGSLAGRAFSMLQSFGGPVDGGARLWLPLLNGLERVGVAEVTAAAVVPDSAVVAFEAVASLLAELVITRSHYSDTIEQVRRQAPMRLPAEMLRAQLPPLTFSTGNLIISGILEPCYDVGGDAFDYAVNGDTAHLALFDAVGHGSSGGMRAVMLASLALAAYRNARRGGLDLVKTYHHIDTAVRDHDRRGLITGVLAELDQRTGRLRVISAGHPGGLVLRRGRVATVLPTPTALPVALGDRHPPLVVEEALEPGDDVLFYTDGITEARSADGERFGTERLVDFAVRALADGLPLPETARRLVHAILAYQDDRLQDDATVLMVRFCAPTTGRG; this is encoded by the coding sequence ATGGGCGAGCGGGACGCGCTGGGAGACTTGCTGCGGCAGGCGCACCACGCCCGGTCCGAGGACCTGCCGGGGATGGCACGGCGGGCCGCCCAACAGCTCGGCGCCGACGACATGATCCTCTACGTGGTCGACCACGAGCAGCGTCAACTGCTTCCCCTGCCCGGCCCGGACGCACCGCACCGGGACGCTCTGACAGTCGAGGGCAGCCTGGCCGGCCGGGCGTTCAGCATGCTGCAGTCCTTCGGCGGACCCGTCGACGGCGGCGCACGGTTGTGGCTGCCGCTGCTCAACGGTCTGGAGCGCGTGGGCGTCGCGGAGGTGACCGCCGCAGCCGTCGTGCCTGACTCCGCCGTGGTCGCGTTCGAAGCGGTCGCTTCCCTGCTCGCCGAGCTGGTGATCACACGGTCGCACTACAGCGACACGATCGAGCAGGTCCGCCGCCAGGCGCCGATGCGCCTGCCAGCCGAAATGCTGCGCGCCCAGCTGCCACCGCTCACCTTTTCCACCGGCAACCTGATCATCAGCGGGATTCTGGAGCCCTGCTACGACGTGGGTGGCGACGCCTTCGACTACGCGGTCAACGGCGACACCGCCCACCTCGCCCTGTTCGACGCCGTCGGGCACGGCTCCAGTGGTGGGATGCGCGCCGTGATGCTCGCCAGCCTGGCCCTGGCCGCGTACCGCAACGCACGTCGGGGCGGTCTCGACCTGGTCAAGACCTACCACCACATCGACACCGCGGTACGTGACCACGACCGGCGCGGGCTGATCACCGGGGTACTGGCCGAGCTCGACCAGCGCACCGGCCGGCTGCGGGTCATCTCCGCCGGACACCCGGGCGGGCTGGTGCTCCGACGCGGCCGGGTCGCCACCGTCCTACCCACGCCCACCGCCCTGCCCGTGGCCCTCGGCGACCGGCACCCCCCGTTGGTGGTCGAGGAAGCCCTCGAACCCGGCGACGACGTGCTCTTCTACACCGACGGCATCACCGAGGCCCGTTCCGCCGACGGGGAACGGTTCGGCACCGAGCGGCTGGTCGACTTCGCCGTCCGCGCCCTGGCTGACGGGCTGCCGCTGCCAGAGACCGCCCGGCGTCTCGTCCACGCGATCCTCGCCTACCAGGATGACCGGCTCCAGGACGACGCCACCGTGCTCATGGTCCGCTTCTGTGCGCCCACGACAGGTCGCGGCTGA
- a CDS encoding endonuclease/exonuclease/phosphatase family protein: MTTTREAEVVGAPPAPASRGRRVARALRLGYGWGVVGVGALFLAFTVTRRVATGRWHWSILLDSAPPVLLVLAPLLLAAAAAAACGRRRHWAVALAVAGLLPGVDQLGVYPAALLRDARPVPVGAVHLFTWNTNYWGMSNRDPEAQFAFLRRQNADVYLLQEHVVWLPGSAEAGYLPVDDDEKLRAEFPGYHIARSSELVTISRFPIVAKPLFGPAARLPAGTPFAEVFARDKVLRTDLRVGERTVSVYNVHVTVPTAIDLDFLHPQVDLDGYYRRKFTWRQEEVAAVTEDVRRNPNPSIVSGDFNATSAMGTLDGLRAVTRDASDEGTQVLPLSWRFDAPMNFSWDSPLAGLPLPFWRIDWTFTRGAVDVHRYRLVSAERLSDHRPQDLWFSVR; the protein is encoded by the coding sequence ATGACCACCACACGCGAAGCCGAGGTTGTCGGGGCGCCCCCGGCACCGGCGTCACGCGGTCGACGGGTCGCCCGCGCGCTGCGCCTCGGCTACGGCTGGGGCGTCGTCGGCGTCGGCGCGCTCTTCCTGGCCTTCACGGTGACCCGTCGGGTGGCGACCGGGCGGTGGCACTGGTCGATCCTGCTGGACTCGGCCCCGCCGGTGCTGCTGGTGCTGGCACCACTGCTGCTGGCTGCCGCTGCGGCGGCGGCCTGCGGTCGTCGCCGGCACTGGGCCGTGGCGCTCGCCGTGGCGGGCCTGCTCCCCGGTGTCGACCAGCTCGGCGTCTATCCGGCCGCGCTGCTGCGCGACGCGCGACCGGTGCCGGTTGGCGCGGTCCACCTCTTCACCTGGAACACGAACTACTGGGGGATGAGCAACCGCGACCCCGAGGCGCAGTTCGCCTTCCTCCGTCGACAGAACGCCGACGTCTACCTGCTACAGGAGCATGTGGTCTGGCTGCCGGGCAGCGCCGAGGCCGGCTACCTCCCGGTGGACGACGACGAGAAGCTACGCGCCGAATTCCCCGGCTACCACATCGCGCGCAGCAGCGAGTTGGTCACGATCTCCCGGTTTCCGATCGTGGCGAAGCCGCTGTTCGGACCGGCCGCCCGGCTGCCCGCCGGCACCCCCTTCGCCGAGGTCTTCGCGCGGGACAAGGTGCTCCGGACCGACCTGCGTGTCGGCGAGCGGACGGTCTCGGTCTACAACGTGCACGTCACCGTGCCGACCGCGATCGACCTCGACTTCCTGCACCCGCAGGTCGACCTCGACGGGTACTACCGGCGCAAGTTCACCTGGCGGCAGGAGGAGGTCGCGGCCGTCACCGAGGATGTGCGGCGCAACCCGAACCCGTCGATAGTCTCCGGCGACTTCAACGCCACCTCGGCGATGGGCACACTCGACGGGCTGCGTGCCGTCACCCGCGACGCGTCCGACGAGGGCACCCAGGTGCTGCCCCTGAGTTGGCGCTTCGACGCGCCGATGAACTTCAGTTGGGACAGCCCGCTCGCCGGCCTGCCCCTGCCGTTCTGGCGGATCGACTGGACGTTCACCCGAGGTGCGGTCGACGTGCACCGCTACCGACTGGTCTCCGCCGAGCGGCTCTCCGACCACCGCCCGCAGGACCTGTGGTTCTCGGTGCGTTGA
- a CDS encoding glycosyltransferase family 2 protein, which produces MAETLADDRVTVSVVVPMYNDSRTIELCLASVHAQSMPAHEVIVVDDASTDASAALAARQPCLLVSADANGGPGASRNLGVRHATGEIIFFLDADVTMHPDAIRNAVRLLRGEEGYGAVFGVPDKEPLFAEGLVGQYRILQYHYWRKSAEGLVSGGFYALGAVTREAFDRAGWFNPALRQTEEIDHAERLSRSYPMLLTSKVRGRLSDESRMAPILRKAFRRSRLRVPFYLRRGRAMQGMETGGRAAAAVLAAATLLSVPAAVLFPPLALLTVVLLGGFVGSDLGQYVFVRRERGWGFVVFFTAAHLLMNTAVVAGLATGLIEWLLRPRFRSLYQEVAP; this is translated from the coding sequence ATGGCTGAGACGCTTGCCGACGACCGCGTCACGGTGTCGGTCGTCGTCCCGATGTACAACGACAGCCGCACCATCGAACTCTGCCTGGCCTCGGTGCACGCCCAGTCGATGCCGGCACACGAGGTCATCGTGGTCGACGACGCCAGCACCGACGCCAGCGCCGCCCTCGCCGCCCGGCAGCCGTGCCTGCTGGTCAGCGCGGACGCCAACGGCGGTCCCGGCGCGTCCCGCAACCTCGGCGTACGGCACGCCACGGGTGAGATCATCTTCTTTCTCGACGCGGACGTGACCATGCATCCGGATGCCATCCGCAACGCGGTCCGACTGCTGCGCGGCGAGGAGGGCTACGGCGCGGTCTTCGGCGTGCCCGACAAGGAGCCGCTGTTCGCCGAAGGGCTCGTCGGGCAGTACCGCATCCTCCAGTACCACTACTGGCGAAAGAGCGCGGAAGGGCTGGTCAGCGGCGGGTTCTACGCCCTCGGCGCGGTCACCCGCGAGGCGTTCGACCGAGCCGGCTGGTTCAACCCCGCGCTGCGGCAGACCGAGGAGATCGACCACGCGGAGCGGCTGTCGCGGTCGTACCCGATGCTGTTGACCTCGAAGGTCCGCGGCCGGTTGTCCGACGAGAGTCGGATGGCGCCCATCCTGCGCAAGGCGTTCCGGCGCAGCCGGTTGCGGGTGCCGTTCTACCTGCGGCGCGGCCGTGCCATGCAGGGCATGGAGACGGGCGGCCGGGCCGCCGCGGCGGTCCTGGCGGCGGCGACGTTGCTGAGCGTGCCGGCCGCGGTCCTGTTTCCCCCGCTCGCCCTGCTGACGGTCGTCCTCCTCGGCGGCTTCGTCGGAAGCGATCTGGGCCAGTACGTCTTCGTGCGACGCGAGCGCGGCTGGGGCTTCGTCGTGTTCTTCACGGCCGCGCATCTGCTGATGAACACCGCAGTCGTCGCCGGTCTCGCCACCGGGTTGATCGAATGGCTGCTACGCCCTCGCTTCCGCAGCCTCTACCAGGAGGTCGCCCCATGA
- a CDS encoding UbiA prenyltransferase family protein, which yields MLPLLDADLWSWPHLRTVAAAVLGFTLASALVYVLNDIADRERDRAHDRKRLRPIASGRVTPWQAGALAALLLAGLVLLVATDVRSWWPLLTYLVVNVAYSFFLKHVPLLDLFAVAVGFVLRLVQGYTAVDAPPSGWLTLCVLSVCLLLILGKRRHELRVAGAVHRPALVGYTEHLLDQLLGLTAASALITYQLHASAVSRTALLTAPFALFALFRYLQIVLVHAGGGSPVRVLLRDGVMLANAGLWLLVLEGGSLYG from the coding sequence GTGCTCCCCCTGCTCGACGCCGACCTGTGGAGCTGGCCACACCTGCGCACGGTCGCCGCGGCGGTGCTCGGCTTCACGCTCGCGTCGGCCCTGGTGTACGTCCTCAACGACATCGCCGACCGCGAACGCGACCGGGCCCACGACCGCAAGCGGCTGCGCCCGATCGCCTCCGGGCGGGTTACGCCCTGGCAGGCGGGCGCGCTCGCCGCGCTCCTGCTCGCCGGGCTGGTCCTGCTGGTCGCGACGGACGTCCGGTCGTGGTGGCCGCTGCTGACCTACCTGGTCGTCAACGTCGCCTACAGCTTCTTTCTCAAGCACGTGCCGCTGCTGGACCTGTTCGCGGTCGCGGTCGGGTTCGTGCTGCGCCTCGTGCAGGGCTACACCGCGGTCGACGCGCCGCCGTCGGGCTGGCTCACGCTCTGCGTGCTGTCGGTCTGCCTGCTACTGATCTTGGGTAAACGGCGTCACGAACTGCGGGTCGCCGGCGCCGTCCACCGACCGGCCCTGGTCGGCTACACCGAACACCTGCTCGACCAGTTGCTCGGGCTCACCGCGGCCAGCGCGCTCATCACCTACCAGCTCCACGCGTCGGCGGTCAGCCGCACCGCGCTGCTCACCGCTCCGTTCGCGCTGTTCGCGCTGTTCCGCTACCTCCAGATCGTCCTGGTGCACGCCGGCGGCGGCAGCCCCGTCCGGGTGCTGCTGCGTGACGGCGTGATGCTCGCCAACGCCGGGCTCTGGCTGCTCGTCCTCGAAGGGGGAAGCCTGTATGGCTGA
- a CDS encoding NAD-dependent epimerase/dehydratase family protein, whose protein sequence is MLGSHLARRLRADGDLVRAVDLRPGPDIAFVGDVRDTTLMRRALAGADALVHCASALPSYPAAQIRSIVVDGTSTVLGTAVRAGVPRVVHISSTAVYGLPRIVPTTEEHPREPVDTYSAAKAAAEEIADELRAAGACLPILRPKTFLGPGRMGLFAMLFEWAEEGRHFPVLGRGDVRIQMLALADLVAAVRAVLDAPSEVANDTYNIAAAEFGTLREDFQAVLDAAGHGRRVVPLPGRPALAALRTLERVRLSPVYGRLLSKLTADSYVSIDKARDRLGFQPRQSNQDAILDTYAWWREQRRLGDRPERKESHDAAHQNGPTTGRTSRDPWKQGVLAAAKIFF, encoded by the coding sequence ATGCTCGGCTCGCATCTGGCCCGCCGGCTGCGCGCCGACGGCGACCTGGTACGTGCCGTGGACCTACGCCCGGGTCCCGACATCGCCTTCGTCGGTGACGTGCGCGACACGACCCTGATGCGTCGGGCACTGGCGGGGGCGGACGCCCTCGTGCACTGCGCCTCGGCACTGCCGAGCTATCCGGCGGCGCAGATCAGGTCCATCGTGGTGGACGGCACGAGCACGGTGCTCGGCACCGCGGTGCGGGCGGGTGTGCCGCGCGTCGTGCACATCTCCTCGACGGCCGTCTACGGACTGCCGCGGATCGTGCCGACCACCGAGGAACATCCCCGCGAGCCGGTCGACACGTACAGCGCGGCGAAGGCGGCGGCTGAGGAGATCGCCGACGAGCTGCGCGCCGCCGGGGCATGCCTGCCGATCCTGCGGCCCAAGACGTTCCTCGGTCCGGGCCGGATGGGCCTGTTCGCCATGCTGTTCGAGTGGGCCGAGGAGGGCCGGCACTTCCCGGTGCTGGGCCGTGGTGACGTACGCATCCAGATGCTCGCCCTGGCTGACCTGGTCGCGGCGGTCCGAGCGGTGCTCGACGCGCCGTCCGAGGTCGCCAACGACACCTACAACATCGCCGCCGCCGAGTTCGGCACGCTGCGGGAGGACTTTCAGGCGGTGCTCGACGCGGCCGGTCACGGCCGGCGCGTCGTCCCGCTGCCCGGACGTCCCGCGCTCGCCGCGCTGCGCACGCTGGAACGCGTGCGCCTGTCTCCGGTCTACGGCCGGCTGCTGAGCAAGCTCACCGCCGACTCGTACGTGAGCATCGACAAGGCGCGCGACCGGCTCGGCTTCCAACCCCGGCAGTCCAACCAGGACGCCATCCTCGACACGTACGCCTGGTGGCGCGAGCAGCGCCGCCTCGGCGACCGGCCGGAGCGCAAGGAGTCGCACGATGCTGCCCACCAGAACGGACCCACCACCGGACGCACCAGCCGCGATCCCTGGAAGCAGGGCGTCCTCGCCGCCGCCAAGATCTTCTTCTAG
- a CDS encoding aspartate aminotransferase family protein: MTSFGFGRELVERAEGAYLWQRDGRKILDLTGGVGVLNHGHNHPRILDVRRRFAERRSMEVHKTYFSPYLAALSHNLAEVLPGDLNMSFLPNSGAEAVEGAVKLAYKYHRGRRGTVLRADSSFHGKLLGSGGLTGQSHFPFPTIPGIDTFRYGDLDSVRAAVRRHPDDVYAILIEPFSASTLRSCSEEFLRGLRELCTRHQIVLIFDEIYTGWGKTGTLFHFMRYPDLIPDVLTTSKSFGGGKSSISAFVAREPIYRRAYDNLNDALLQSTSTTYYGFGEECATALEAINIAVEDDYPARARHLEAVLAPGLRRLAKQHPDAISEVTGAGALWGVFLDGGPRLLDLLAKVAPVGMARDPQFKTKVVTCAVVNALYQDHDIYSYYTLNGRNPLVLAPSLVTDPADVERAIDALDQTLHQGLGRLTVRFVKEKVSSLW, from the coding sequence ATGACCTCCTTCGGGTTCGGTCGCGAACTCGTCGAACGCGCCGAGGGGGCCTATCTCTGGCAGCGCGACGGCCGAAAGATCCTCGACCTGACCGGCGGGGTGGGCGTGCTCAACCACGGGCACAACCATCCGCGCATCCTCGACGTACGTCGCCGCTTCGCCGAGCGGCGCAGCATGGAGGTGCACAAGACGTACTTCTCGCCCTACCTCGCGGCGTTGTCCCACAACCTCGCCGAAGTGCTCCCCGGCGACCTGAACATGTCCTTCCTGCCCAACTCGGGCGCCGAGGCGGTCGAGGGCGCGGTGAAGCTCGCCTACAAGTACCACCGGGGCCGGCGCGGCACGGTGCTGCGGGCCGACAGCAGCTTTCACGGCAAGCTGCTCGGCTCCGGCGGCCTGACCGGGCAGAGCCACTTTCCGTTCCCCACCATCCCCGGCATCGACACCTTCCGGTACGGCGACCTCGACTCGGTGCGCGCCGCGGTGCGGCGACACCCCGACGACGTGTACGCGATCCTCATCGAGCCGTTCAGCGCCTCCACGCTGCGGAGCTGTTCCGAGGAGTTCCTGCGCGGCCTGCGCGAGCTGTGCACCCGGCACCAGATCGTGCTCATCTTCGACGAGATCTACACCGGCTGGGGCAAGACCGGCACACTCTTCCACTTCATGCGCTACCCGGACCTGATCCCCGACGTCCTCACCACGTCCAAGTCGTTCGGCGGCGGCAAGTCGTCCATCTCCGCGTTCGTGGCGCGTGAGCCCATCTACCGCCGGGCCTACGACAACCTGAACGACGCGCTGCTCCAGAGCACCAGCACCACCTACTACGGCTTCGGCGAGGAGTGCGCCACCGCCCTGGAAGCGATCAACATCGCCGTCGAGGACGACTACCCGGCGCGGGCCCGCCACCTGGAGGCGGTCCTCGCCCCCGGGCTGCGGCGGCTCGCCAAGCAACATCCGGACGCGATCAGCGAGGTGACCGGCGCCGGCGCGCTGTGGGGCGTCTTCCTCGACGGGGGCCCTCGACTGCTGGACCTGCTCGCCAAGGTGGCCCCGGTCGGCATGGCCCGCGACCCGCAGTTCAAGACCAAGGTCGTTACCTGCGCCGTCGTCAATGCGCTCTACCAGGACCACGACATCTACTCGTACTACACGCTCAACGGTCGCAACCCGCTCGTGCTCGCCCCGAGCCTGGTGACCGACCCGGCGGACGTCGAACGCGCGATCGACGCCCTCGACCAGACCCTGCACCAGGGACTCGGCCGGCTGACCGTCCGCTTCGTCAAGGAAAAGGTGAGTTCCCTGTGGTGA
- a CDS encoding glycosyltransferase, whose protein sequence is MSPTVSVIIPNHNYARTLRRCLESVYAQTHPPDEVIVVDDRSTDDSRDIARGFPCRLIENPVNGGVSVSRNAGAAAATGEVLFFLDSDEALAPDALANAVDILDRHPEIGCVHGLIAPEPLIDDGPVEWYRTLHSYWWRRRAVGLGQTAFFAQAAIRRSVFEAAGPFDESLRDSEDLEYSERLAPITRILLTERIVAAHDEVSRLGPLLTEQFRRSQLLARTVFGARRKGRASLTANRPLGILAVAGAIASTPFAVLRPPVAALTALLLAVFALADPGQLRLVARYKGAHFVPFFLGVSLLVHLALLAGAAVGVLRTVLRRRWLTPLVVLAALAGLGFALRRDGPAALAVLARPDALPLCLAAVAANLAGLLIGMLAWRALVPIGGLTAGRIFFLGQLGKYLPGRVWGVVTHVDLGRRSGVPAEQMVTAYLVSIALTIFSGALVGLLAAPGWWIAVPVAGLAVCLVRPQILNRVIARVARLAKRSVTPVPPGRMRLAVSLALLSWLVSGLHLWAVAVLLGADARSSATVSIGAFALATVAGSLSIIAPDGWGVREVAISTALATVLPWSAAGMAAVASRLICVLVEVTVSLLVLTLSRTVRSGDPHVQAVHP, encoded by the coding sequence ATGAGCCCCACCGTCTCGGTGATCATCCCGAACCACAACTACGCCCGGACCCTGCGGAGGTGCCTGGAGTCGGTCTATGCGCAGACCCACCCCCCGGACGAGGTGATCGTGGTCGACGACCGCAGCACTGACGACTCGCGCGACATCGCCCGCGGCTTTCCGTGCCGCCTGATCGAGAACCCCGTCAACGGCGGGGTCTCGGTGTCACGCAACGCCGGTGCCGCCGCCGCCACCGGCGAGGTGCTCTTCTTCCTCGACTCCGACGAGGCGCTGGCCCCGGACGCGCTCGCCAACGCGGTCGACATCCTCGATCGGCACCCCGAGATCGGCTGCGTGCACGGCCTGATCGCCCCCGAGCCGCTGATCGACGACGGGCCGGTCGAGTGGTACCGGACGCTGCACTCGTACTGGTGGCGGCGGCGGGCCGTCGGGCTCGGGCAGACCGCGTTCTTCGCCCAGGCCGCGATCCGGCGTTCCGTCTTCGAGGCTGCCGGCCCGTTCGACGAGTCGCTGCGCGACTCCGAGGACCTGGAGTACAGCGAGCGGTTGGCGCCGATCACCCGGATCCTGCTGACCGAGCGCATCGTCGCCGCGCACGACGAGGTGTCCCGGCTGGGTCCGTTGCTCACCGAGCAGTTCCGCCGATCCCAGCTTCTGGCCCGGACCGTCTTCGGCGCGCGGCGCAAGGGCCGGGCGAGTCTCACCGCGAACCGGCCGCTGGGCATCCTCGCCGTCGCCGGGGCAATCGCGTCGACGCCGTTCGCGGTGCTCCGGCCGCCGGTCGCCGCGCTGACCGCCCTGCTGCTGGCCGTCTTCGCGCTCGCCGACCCGGGGCAGCTACGCCTTGTGGCCCGCTACAAGGGCGCGCACTTCGTGCCGTTCTTCCTCGGGGTCAGCCTGCTCGTCCACCTCGCGCTGCTGGCGGGCGCCGCGGTCGGTGTGCTGCGCACCGTGCTGCGCCGGCGATGGCTCACCCCACTGGTCGTCCTCGCCGCGCTGGCCGGGCTCGGCTTCGCGCTCCGCCGGGACGGGCCGGCTGCCCTGGCCGTTCTGGCCCGGCCGGACGCGCTGCCGCTGTGCCTGGCCGCCGTCGCGGCGAACCTGGCCGGCCTGCTGATCGGCATGTTGGCGTGGCGGGCGCTGGTGCCCATCGGTGGGCTCACGGCCGGCCGCATCTTCTTCCTCGGTCAGCTCGGCAAGTATCTGCCCGGGCGGGTGTGGGGAGTGGTCACCCACGTCGACCTGGGCCGCCGGTCGGGGGTGCCGGCCGAGCAGATGGTCACCGCGTACCTGGTCAGCATCGCCCTGACGATCTTCTCCGGCGCGCTGGTGGGGCTGCTCGCCGCGCCGGGCTGGTGGATCGCCGTACCCGTCGCCGGTCTCGCCGTCTGCCTGGTCCGACCGCAGATCCTCAACCGGGTGATCGCCCGCGTCGCCCGGCTGGCGAAGCGCTCGGTCACCCCCGTGCCGCCCGGCCGGATGCGGCTCGCGGTCAGTCTCGCCCTGCTGTCCTGGCTGGTCTCCGGCCTGCACCTGTGGGCCGTGGCGGTGCTCCTCGGCGCCGATGCCCGCTCCTCGGCGACCGTGTCGATCGGGGCGTTCGCCCTGGCGACCGTCGCCGGCAGCCTCTCGATCATCGCCCCTGACGGCTGGGGCGTTCGCGAGGTCGCCATCAGTACCGCCCTCGCCACCGTGCTGCCGTGGTCGGCCGCCGGGATGGCGGCGGTGGCCAGCCGGCTGATCTGCGTACTGGTCGAGGTCACCGTCTCGCTGCTCGTCCTCACCTTGTCCCGCACCGTCCGTTCAGGAGATCCCCATGTCCAGGCTGTACACCCTTGA
- a CDS encoding endonuclease/exonuclease/phosphatase family protein — protein MWRAAAALWVVFVLAHWALNGRWWLWLVPAALPPLLFVVVPLTLVVAAAAVRPRRRSTAALAVLGLLLGLPYAGLRPVLAAEHGHGGVRILSWNTEFWSQDKDPDRFYRYLHEQDADVYLLQEYLGWDLARPFDGQRPIDDLDRLHAEFPNYTVVRRGELVTLSRLPVVAQPPVAPDPAAAGDATTDFDTIFGEAKTLRTDLHVDGSVVSFYNVHIAVQLKLVDPLSADFWRMPRTADAQRRRQLTGLWADISANPRPVVLAGDFNTSPAMADLDGAPRRLRDANDELYPASWPARLPLWRLDWAFTSAPLRVRGYDLRSPDGLSDHRAQVVTLAARR, from the coding sequence GTGTGGCGGGCCGCGGCAGCGCTCTGGGTGGTGTTCGTGCTGGCGCACTGGGCGTTGAACGGTCGCTGGTGGCTGTGGCTGGTGCCCGCCGCGTTACCGCCGCTGCTGTTCGTCGTGGTGCCGCTGACGCTGGTCGTCGCGGCGGCGGCGGTCCGGCCCCGGCGGCGCTCCACCGCCGCTCTAGCCGTGCTCGGCCTGCTGCTCGGGCTCCCGTACGCCGGGCTCCGTCCCGTGCTCGCCGCCGAGCACGGGCACGGGGGCGTCCGGATCCTGTCGTGGAACACCGAGTTCTGGAGCCAGGACAAGGATCCGGACCGGTTCTACCGGTACCTGCACGAGCAGGACGCGGACGTCTACCTGCTGCAGGAGTATCTCGGCTGGGATCTGGCGCGGCCGTTCGACGGTCAGCGGCCGATCGATGATCTGGACCGGCTGCACGCGGAGTTCCCGAACTACACCGTCGTGCGGCGCGGCGAACTGGTGACGCTGTCCCGCCTACCGGTGGTCGCCCAACCGCCGGTGGCACCCGATCCGGCGGCGGCCGGCGATGCCACCACCGACTTCGACACGATTTTCGGCGAGGCGAAGACCCTGCGTACGGATCTGCACGTGGACGGCTCGGTGGTGTCGTTCTACAACGTCCACATCGCGGTGCAGCTCAAGTTGGTCGACCCGCTGTCGGCGGACTTCTGGCGTATGCCGCGGACGGCCGACGCGCAGCGGCGGCGGCAGTTGACCGGGTTGTGGGCCGACATCTCCGCCAACCCCCGGCCGGTGGTGCTGGCCGGAGACTTCAACACCAGTCCGGCCATGGCCGACCTCGACGGCGCACCGCGGCGACTGCGGGACGCCAACGACGAGCTGTATCCGGCCTCCTGGCCGGCCCGGCTGCCGCTGTGGCGGCTGGACTGGGCGTTCACCAGCGCGCCCCTGCGGGTGCGCGGCTATGACCTGCGGTCCCCCGACGGGCTGTCCGACCACCGGGCTCAGGTGGTCACCCTCGCCGCGCGACGGTGA